Genomic window (Candidatus Ozemobacteraceae bacterium):
TTGCCCGCCGAATTTTCTCTCTGCGTTTTATATACTGAAAAAATGAAAAAACGCAACCCGCGGGCGGCCGGTTATTCAGCCGGCCTGCCCATGTCGATGTCATCGATGCCGTTCGCAGCTGCATACGCGCGGGCCTCGGCCTCGTCGGCGAAGACGCGAATGACGTCGAACTCGCGCCAGGCGCGTTCGCCGTCGATCTGCAGCTCGATCACCCGGCGCTGAACCATGCCCTGGTCGGGCGGGGCGATGTCGAGCAGGCAGATGCGGGGCCCGCCCATGGCGCGGCATTTCTGGCAGTTTTCCGGACCGCGCTTGCAGTGCGACAGGAATATCAGTCTGATGATATGGTGAGGCATCGGATCGTTCCTCTTTGCGTCTTCAGAGATGCTTTCTGTGTGCGAGCCAGCAGCAGGAGACAGCGACATCGGTGCGGTTCTCTCGCCGACAGTGTCATCTGCGGCCAGGAAGTTGTTCGAGACAGCCAGGAGCAGCATGAACAACAGGATTCTCCGTGCAGGTTGTGGAAAACGTCCGCAGGAATCGGCCATTTGAGCCTCTTGTTTCTCTCCACACGTTTCTGAGGGATGCGGTCTCTAGATCATCGTCATGCAAGTATGATGAATTTGGGGCCAAGAGGCAACCGGGAAGCGGGAAATCCGGGTGCAAGATTGAAAAGGACGAGCCTTTGTGTTATTTCGGTGAAACGATGCAAAAGGGATATCTTCTGGCACGGAAGGCATTGTTCGCCGCGTTTGCCCTTCTTCTTTTCATCGCATATTACCCCTGCATCCATGAGCACTCCTGCATCGGTCACGGGAGAATCGTCGAGCCCGTTGCTTCCGACAGCGACGGCGATTGTCCGCAATGCCTCTTTCAGGAGATCCCTGGGAGCGCAGGAGCCGACCAGATTATTCTCCAATGCGAGTTCCACCTCGCTCAGCGAACGCCCCCGGTAACGGAACTCGTTTCAACCGAATGTGTTTATTTTCCGGGGTTCCCGAGGCCTCCTCCGGTCTTCTGATTCATTCACCTGTTTTTTCGCTGCGGCCGGCGTCAAGCTGGTCGTATGCCATTTCACGGCGATGAACGGAAACTGGAGGAACGGCGCATGCCGATCAAGCATAAAATAGTATTTTTCATTATATTGATAACCCTGTCGTCCGCCGCTTTCGGCGGGCAGGAAGACAGAACGGCGAGACTGGAAGCCGACGTCGCAAGTCTGACGGAACTGGTAAAAAAGCTTTCCGCGCGGATCGAACAGCTCGAGAACGCGACGTCGTTTGAACGAGAAATCGCCGCTGCCGCGCCGACATCCCAACCCGTGCAGACCCGCCCCGCCGTTCAGAGTTCGGGCGGCTTTCAGAACATGAATCCGGATATCAGCGTTGCCGGGGTTGCGATCGGGAAGGCGTCGACGGACAAGCGCGACCCGGACCGGAACACGATCGGGCTTCACGAATCGGAGTTGGTGCTGACGAAAAGCGTCTCGCCCTATTCCCGCGCGAATCTGACCGTGGGTTTCCACGGCGATCACAGCGAGGTGGAGGAAGGGTACATCGATGTTGTCCATCTGCTCCCGGAAAAGATCGAGGCTCGCATCGGAAAGTTCCTTGTGCCGGCCGGATTCCTGAACACCGTCCATTCCCACGACTGGCCGATGGTCGCAAGGCCGCTCTCGATGAGGTATTTCACCGGCGACGAAGGCTTCGCGGAAAACGGCCTCTCTCTCAGCATGCCGATAGACCTCCGAAGCAAGACGTATGTGAAGGCGTCCGCCGACGTGCTGAATGGTTCGAACGAAGGGCTGTTCAACGACGGCCAGACACGGGTGGTCGGCGGCCGAATCATGAGCAATACGCCTCTGAACGACCGCGACGACATGAACCTCGGGCTGAACCTCCACCAAGGCGCGTGGAACACGGCGGGCGATCTCGATTCCCGGCTGGTCGGGGCGGACGTCATGCTGCGCCGTCGATTCAATCAGCACGATCGGTTCCTGCTCTGGGGCGAGTGGATGTGGAACCGTCGCGAGCAGCTTGGCCGCGGGGATCTCACTGCCGCCGGCTACTACCTCGGCGCGATGTACACCTTCAAGAAGGACCACAACTGGCATGTCGGCATCGAGTATGACTGCTCCGAGAAACCCGGGGACTCGCGGTTCAACGCAATCGCCCGGTCGGCCTTTCTCGGCTACTGGCTGACGGAGAATGACCGGCTTCAACTCCAGTTCCGCAACGTGCGCGACCCGTTTGAGCAGACCGTCGCGAACGAGCTGCTGTTCGAAGTCATCTGGGGAATGGGGCCGCACAAGCCCCACCTGGCTAACTTTTGACGCCCGGCGCGACCCGTCGAATCCGCTTCTTCGCAGGAAGAAGAGCACTGATGGAGGAATAGAAATATGAATATAAATATATCGATGAAGATTATTACCCTGCTGTGTCTTTTCGTCATGCCCGCAGTGGCCGGCGGCGCCGCCGTCGAGGTCGTCACCACGACGACGGACCTTCAGGCGATCGTCAAGGCCGTCGGCGGCGACCGCGTCAGGGTCGTGTCGATCGGGAAGGGAAACGAAGACCCGCATTTTGTCGAACCGCGGCCCAGTTTTCTGATGACGCTGAGCCGGGCTCGCCTGCTGTTCTGCATCGGACTGGAACTCGAAATCTGGCTGAAGACGCTCATCGAGGGGGCCCGCAACCTGGCGATCCAGCCGGGAAATCCCGGCTACGTCGACTGTTCGCAAGCCGTCGATGTGAAGGAAATCCCGCAGGTCCGCGTCGATCCGTCGATGGGAGACGTGCATCCCCTGGGCAACCCCCATTACTGGCTTGATCCGGAGAACGGCGTCAGGATCGGCGCTCTGGTGGCCCAGAAACTGTCCGAGACGGACCCTGCCGGCGCGGATGAATACAGGAAGAACTTCGAGGCGTTCAAGACGGATCTCGAAACGCGTATTCCCGGATGGAGGGCGGCGTTTGCCGGTCTCGCGAACCGCGCCGTTGCATGTTTCCACAGCTCCTGGGTCTATTTCACCGATGCGTT
Coding sequences:
- a CDS encoding metal ABC transporter substrate-binding protein — translated: MNINISMKIITLLCLFVMPAVAGGAAVEVVTTTTDLQAIVKAVGGDRVRVVSIGKGNEDPHFVEPRPSFLMTLSRARLLFCIGLELEIWLKTLIEGARNLAIQPGNPGYVDCSQAVDVKEIPQVRVDPSMGDVHPLGNPHYWLDPENGVRIGALVAQKLSETDPAGADEYRKNFEAFKTDLETRIPGWRAAFAGLANRAVACFHSSWVYFTDAFGLKIVGYVEPRPGVPPTGRELAMLVSSMKASGARLILREQYHSDRFANMAAGKADGKVLVLPASVGAESGIRTYADLIDAVVRRVAEGLKELQ